Sequence from the Cucurbita pepo subsp. pepo cultivar mu-cu-16 chromosome LG02, ASM280686v2, whole genome shotgun sequence genome:
CCTTCTCCATGTTAAGGCTGTCTGCCTGTAACCTATCTTTCAAGTCATCCAGAATGAAAGGTTCAATTAGTTTCCAGAACCATGTGGCGTTGCTTCCAAGTAAGCCTATCCAATACACCCTGCCCTTCCTTTTCACCTTGCAAGACATGGACTTTTCTCCCAGAGATTTAACAATCTTCGCAACACCCTCACGACTTCCCTTTAGCTTCAGTACGAAATCCCCTGACGATATCCTGCAGCCTCCATACATGTACCAGTAAGCAAGAACACGAGGTGAAAGCCACCGGTGAATTAGATTAGGGATTGCAGGATGGCCTCGTGGCCAAAACTGATCGGCATAGAAACCAAAATATGAATGCGAAACGGTGCAGAATTTATATGGTATATCTGTATCACTATCGCTTGACTTTGAAGCAGGATGTAACCACTCATGATATTGCTCATATATGTGTCTCCTCAAACGAGAGTGGGTGCTACGATCTTCGTGGAATTCAAATTGGATCCTATGATTCTTCCTCCCTTCATCAGATTCGATCTCCAGGCCACCTAATAACAACCCTACTAAAATCTCCCTTTGTTCTTTACTCAACTTCAAGCTTACTGGCTTCTTAATCTCCTTCCTACTCAAGCTTAGGACATAATCAAGTTTCTCCATTAATGGAGGATCAATGTCGTACTTTTTCTGACACatcaaatcatatattttttcagCCTTCAAATAATCCCCACTTAACAGGTACCCACTTAAAATAATGTTGCATGAACGAGCACTTACACCAATTTCTCCATTTGTTTGCATCTGGCTAAATATTTCTTCAGCCCTGTCGAGATTACCAACTTTTACCAAAGAGTTCAAATATATGCTGTAAATAGTACGATTTGGTTTACACTTCTCAAGGCACTGGGAGAAGGTTAACTCTAACTTATCATGTAAgcttaaattgaaaaacatattCATCAAATCAACATAAGCTGGCTTGAGGGGCTTTAAATTACTCTTTATGAAGCCTTCCATGACGGATTCTGCAAGTGTTACCTCTTCAACTTTACATAAAATCCCAATAATTGTCTGATATGCTGCAGCACTTACAGAGTTCAACTGCTCCATCTCCCTAAATATCTCGAAAGCTTTCATCGGATTACCCACCTTTGCATATACTTCCATTTTGTAAACAAAAGCCTGAGATGGCATGCTACCATCAAAAGACTTAAGTTTAAGCCACGATCTTTCTGCTTCCATCACATCCCCCAATTTCGAGCTCGCTCTCAAGATGGATACAAGgacttctctttcttcctcaattCCTGCTTGTTGCATTTCTTTCCTTAGTGACATTATCCTTTCTTTGTCTACAGTATCCTGATAACTATGTAGCCAAATTAGACCAGCATATATATCTTTATGCAACTCAAGTCCAGTTGTTACCAGATTGTGATATATGAACTCAGCCTGTTTAAGATGATGCTTTGACAAATCCCCTGGTTTGCTCAAGAGAGCTTTAAAGAGAGAATTGTGCAAGCTAAGACGTGGTTCGTAACCTCCTAACTGAATCATACGATTGTAAATGGCACTTGCTTCCTCTATGCATCCTTGGATAGGTGCACTAAGGTAGGCAACAATCAATATATGAAATGTGGATTCACTTGGCACACATCCCTGATTAATTATATCATCAAATACTTCCCGACACTTTGAGAACTTCCGTTCCTTGCCCATGTAATCAGCAAGCTTAGTAGCTAAAGCATAATCAAATCGGTACCAATGTTGTTGCATCATCCACTTGTACACCTAATctcaaaaatgaagaaaattaagaaatgggaagaaaacaatatcacAAACATAGATTCTAAAGAACAAAGCACAACAATATTCCAGAAATTGCACACTTCCAAATAACTTTCCTATCAATTGCATTCCAAGTAGCTATACTTATACGAACGTGTATTTTGCGGGTGTTATAGTAGAACATAATAGAATCAAAACGAAAACTAACCCTAAAAGCAGTCTCATTTTCGCGAATACGCAAACAATGCACGATGACATAGGCCGCATCATCCTGCTTCATCCATTTCCTCTGAGCATTAAGCAGTCGTATCAATGTTCCCGGCTTATGTGCCGGCAATTCTTTACAAAGCCAAGCCAATTTGGATCTACGCCATTGCTCCGGCAACTCATCCAGCTCCTTGACTTCAAGCGCAGGCGCTCCCAAGTGTTTCAAATCCGCCGACGCAAACCCCTCAGCGCCAGTACTGTATGGAGAACACAAAGGCTCTTCAGATTCGGCCGGGGAATCCCGGTCATGCACCAACGCTTCAACGGAAGAACTGGAAGCAAAGGCAGGAATCCTCGTAAGTTGTCGTCGTCCTTTCGCTGAATATGTTGGGATAGAGAGAGAACGGATGACGTAGTTCCGGCAACGGAAGTGGTGGTGGCATAGAGGGAAGGAAAGAGTGAGAGAGCGGAGAAGGGTGACGGTGGCGAAGGCAGAGGTTCGAATGGACATGGAGGAACTCGAAGGAGAGTTCAGAAGAACTGTCGATGATGAAACCTTGGGCTTAGGGTTTACAAGGTTCATCTTTTACACGGACGGCAACCAAGGGGAAACTCGGAAGTTTTACGACACAGATGAACCGGAAAAACCAAACCCTTCGTCGGTTCGGTTCAGCCGGATCAATCCGTTTTGTCTCCATGTAAGAGGAGGCCACGCCGTGCAGTGAAGTGCCGAATCAATTCGGTTTCCGAAGAATCGGGCCGAAATCCAACCGAACTTATCGACTCTTTTTCAAATGTTAAACCGATTTAACTAATAAACCGGACCAAACGGGCGGGGTTTCTCTCttaaatctatttttcattaattatttgtatttttattttgaatatacttaattagttaattaattatttgatcttcctctaccaaaattaatatagttaattatattaattagaatatATCAGTAATGATTTATTacttatttactaaaattattaataaattctatgaaatttaaatattaaatatttacaagtTACAATAcatcattaatattaattacaaactttaaacaattttaattttttttaaaagtaggaATGGgttgtaaccttattttcaaGATTGTCAGGTTAACCCGACCAAAAAAATCTCGatgttaattatatattaatatttcaaatataataaagttttgtttccattaaagaagatatttttctttttcattgagTATCTCATACTCAATTAGATAGGTAGGGACATTaaggattttttaaaattatcatcatataaaaaattttgtttttaatttatttatatatatatgtataatattaagagagaaaatgttCTACACGGCAGataaaatgaacaaattattGGAGGATGAAAGTCTCAGGTCCACTAATTTAAGAACGATCATGcaattataaacaaagaatttgAGGCTTTTGGGGAACGCCAACCAGAATTGTTCATAGTTTGGCTAGGAATTTTCAAAGTTCATTGGATCAAAGCAAGAGAATCATTAAAGAAGATCCcaagaagaaaagattgaTAAAATAACAGGAATCTTACTAAACCGTGGCTTTTAATTGCTACAATTTGTATAGTTCACAACACACATTCGAAACATGAACTTGAAAAGAAGCAGAAGGAATCAGCTTTATACAAACGAACAGTGAGCAGaatcaaagatgaagaaatcaatCTCACAAATAAGCATAAA
This genomic interval carries:
- the LOC111789154 gene encoding pentatricopeptide repeat-containing protein At2g15820, chloroplastic-like; its protein translation is MSIRTSAFATVTLLRSLTLSFPLCHHHFRCRNYVIRSLSIPTYSAKGRRQLTRIPAFASSSSVEALVHDRDSPAESEEPLCSPYSTGAEGFASADLKHLGAPALEVKELDELPEQWRRSKLAWLCKELPAHKPGTLIRLLNAQRKWMKQDDAAYVIVHCLRIRENETAFRVYKWMMQQHWYRFDYALATKLADYMGKERKFSKCREVFDDIINQGCVPSESTFHILIVAYLSAPIQGCIEEASAIYNRMIQLGGYEPRLSLHNSLFKALLSKPGDLSKHHLKQAEFIYHNLVTTGLELHKDIYAGLIWLHSYQDTVDKERIMSLRKEMQQAGIEEEREVLVSILRASSKLGDVMEAERSWLKLKSFDGSMPSQAFVYKMEVYAKVGNPMKAFEIFREMEQLNSVSAAAYQTIIGILCKVEEVTLAESVMEGFIKSNLKPLKPAYVDLMNMFFNLSLHDKLELTFSQCLEKCKPNRTIYSIYLNSLVKVGNLDRAEEIFSQMQTNGEIGVSARSCNIILSGYLLSGDYLKAEKIYDLMCQKKYDIDPPLMEKLDYVLSLSRKEIKKPVSLKLSKEQREILVGLLLGGLEIESDEGRKNHRIQFEFHEDRSTHSRLRRHIYEQYHEWLHPASKSSDSDTDIPYKFCTVSHSYFGFYADQFWPRGHPAIPNLIHRWLSPRVLAYWYMYGGCRISSGDFVLKLKGSREGVAKIVKSLGEKSMSCKVKRKGRVYWIGLLGSNATWFWKLIEPFILDDLKDRLQADSLNMEKAVNETYNINFDSQSDSDEEASS